The genomic region CAGGAGGATCAGCAGGCAGGCGAACAGGAATTGCTCGGCGATCCCCGGATCGGTCCATGTCATGCCGGTCTCCCTTCATGCTGATCACGCCTACTTCTCCGGGCCTTTGGTTCCGGGCGTGATGATCCCAGGCTGATAGCCCGTGACATCGAGAAACCGTTGCCCTTTGAATTCCCGGAGGTTCACCGTGATCTGGCACGGCTTCATCTTGTTCGCCTCCATGAGCTTGTAGAGGTGCTCATGGTCTTCCGAGACGCTCGCTTCGAGGGTGGAGGTATCCTCCTCGAAGTAGAGCACGGCATTGCGGAAGATCCGTTTCCCGTCCTGACTGGGTCGAGCCTTGACCCCCATCACCACGCAGTGCCCCACGAATCTGGACATCTCACCGCTCCCTTCCGTCCCACCGGAACCAGCCTTGCTGGAGGTGGGACCATAAAAAGACGAACACGGTGCCACAACTCCGACACCGGCCCCGCAACCGAGGCCCGCACATGTAGAGCCTTAGGGTGCCGTGCTCGCACAGCCGGCAGCGAAGCCGTCGGTCGGCTTCCACCACCGGACCCTCTTCAACACTTGCTGGGCGTCTTGGCCTTTGGCCAAGAGCGCGTAATGCTTGGCGCGCCATCGTTCCACTCCTTCGATAATGATGCTGACTAACCAGCGTTCACCGGCTTCCGGATGCACACAGAGCAACCCCAGCATGGGGGAGAGACTCTTCGCCGCCCATTGCTTCACGTCCTCGATCTGTTTGACGGCTTTGACCACCTCCAACTTGGCCCGTTGCATGCCCTCCGTGAGGGTCTTCCACCAACTCAGCAAGGGCGCGTGGTAGCGATCTTTCGGATCGTCCTCTCGAGTGCAATCGCGAAAATCCAAGGCTGTGCGGAACACGCCGACGATGTAGCTCTGAAACCGGTCCTGATCGAGGACGGAGAGGGCTAACCCCACCGCCTGCGCCCGCTCATCCTTCCATTCCATTTCCCACCGGACCCAGGGGCCCTCCACCACGATCCCTTTGCTCTGTTGCTGGGCCGCTTTGTCATAGATACGCACGTAGGTATCGGAATGCCGGGACCCCATGCAGAGCGTCTTGCCCGTGTCCGCGCCGGAGCCGAGATCCAGACCCGCGATCAGTTGGGACTTCCGAAAGTGAGAGACACAATGGCCGGCCACGACCGCGGCATACACGGCCTCGACCTCAATGATGCCGCTGCGATCATCCAGCGCCACATCCAGGCGCCCAAAATGGCCGTCTTTCGCGAAGACCCACTGCGCCACCGCCTGAAACTGTTCATAGGTCCAGCCGCTCAACAGTTCTTGCGAGAGATCCACATGCACTTCCTGCGGGGCCCGTTTCGCACCGGTCCCGATGCGGCCGTATCCGCCGGTTTGGCCGCGACAGATCCAACTCCGTCCATAGCCGAGAAAGCCCTTCTCATCGGCAACCCAGTCGCCACCGACGAGGGTCATCGCCTCCTCGACGGTCGCCTGGGGAACCGTGAATCGCAGCCAACCGAGGGAACAGGTCCAACTCATGAATGCCTCCGTGGATCCTTTTGGAAATTGCGCCCCCGTTTTACCGTCCGGGGGCTGTTCGACCCGGTGCGCCGCCGGCTGGCGCCGCCGGCTGCACCGCGCTCCTTGTCAGCCTTCACTTCCGAAGTGTCGAAGCGCCGTTTGCCATTGCGGGTCATCGCCCGGCGCACGTCGTCCAGATCAAAGAGCGCCATGCGGCAGAGACACTGCACGGGAATCTCTTGCTTCCGATACGCGCGCTGCACCGATTTCACACTCACGCCGAGTGCACTGGCCAATTCCTTCACGTTCAGCAAGGCCTTCATTCAAATCCCCTTTCTCACGCCCGATGCTGGCGCGGAGCATAGTGAATCGATGACGAGGTGAATAGGACCCTGTTTAGGCCTGATGCGTACTCCTAAGGACAGATGAGGACAAAGCAGTCAGTATGGGCAGGAGGAATAAAGCAGAGCATTCCGAAATAAATCAAACAGGTGAAGCTAGGGCCGAAACTACTTCGCCAATTGACAACGACGGCATTTCAACGAGAAACACCGATTTCGCGAGGTGGAGTACGTACCGATACCAAGGTTGAATGCATCTGAAGGGTAGGGCCGGAAAAAATTCGGAACGATGGTTTAAAGCGCACACGACCTATTGACAGGCAGTGCATGCTGATGGTAAATGCAACTCGATTGCATTAACACTATGAACACATCCTCACTCACTCATAGGCTAAAGGCCAGTGGCAAGAAACTCACACAGGCTAGGCAGGCCATTCTCACGATCCTGGAGGGTAGCCAGCTTCCAATTACTGCGGCGGAAGTGCATGCGCGGCTCATGAAGGCGCATATGCCCGCCGATCGTGTCACGGTATATCGCAATCTGTCCCTACTTGAAAAGTTGCGATTGGTGAATACGGTCGGTTTTCATGATGGTCAAATGCGATACGAGATCCATTCTGGGCGTGAGCATCATCACCATATCCAGTGCCTTACGTGCGGTAAGATTGCCGATCTCATGCTCTGTCCCTTGGAGAAATTGACGCAACTCGTGGAGAAGCAAACTCGCTTTTCTGTTGATCGTCATGCACTAGAATTTTTTGGCTGGTGCCCACAGT from Nitrospira japonica harbors:
- a CDS encoding replication initiation factor domain-containing protein; translated protein: MSWTCSLGWLRFTVPQATVEEAMTLVGGDWVADEKGFLGYGRSWICRGQTGGYGRIGTGAKRAPQEVHVDLSQELLSGWTYEQFQAVAQWVFAKDGHFGRLDVALDDRSGIIEVEAVYAAVVAGHCVSHFRKSQLIAGLDLGSGADTGKTLCMGSRHSDTYVRIYDKAAQQQSKGIVVEGPWVRWEMEWKDERAQAVGLALSVLDQDRFQSYIVGVFRTALDFRDCTREDDPKDRYHAPLLSWWKTLTEGMQRAKLEVVKAVKQIEDVKQWAAKSLSPMLGLLCVHPEAGERWLVSIIIEGVERWRAKHYALLAKGQDAQQVLKRVRWWKPTDGFAAGCASTAP
- a CDS encoding MerR family transcriptional regulator yields the protein MKALLNVKELASALGVSVKSVQRAYRKQEIPVQCLCRMALFDLDDVRRAMTRNGKRRFDTSEVKADKERGAAGGASRRRTGSNSPRTVKRGRNFQKDPRRHS
- a CDS encoding Fur family transcriptional regulator, which codes for MNTSSLTHRLKASGKKLTQARQAILTILEGSQLPITAAEVHARLMKAHMPADRVTVYRNLSLLEKLRLVNTVGFHDGQMRYEIHSGREHHHHIQCLTCGKIADLMLCPLEKLTQLVEKQTRFSVDRHALEFFGWCPQCR